Proteins found in one Kangiella sediminilitoris genomic segment:
- a CDS encoding response regulator transcription factor, with protein sequence MKLNDWILIVDDDTELTELLSGFLEKNGFQVKTEANGAKAVKAIVEGQPKLVILDVMLPDLDGLSICREARNNYEGPILMLTALEDDVDEVTGLEIGADDYLAKPVRSRVLLARVRALLRRYDLLAKYQDVPEDESDQYRIKVNGLTIDKVARSATLYDNTLDLTTSEFELLWILAENAGDVVTREAISESFKEMGYDSSTRTIDLRISHLRRKMGDDPKVPKLIKTVRGKGYQLAFH encoded by the coding sequence ATGAAGTTAAACGATTGGATTCTCATTGTTGATGATGATACTGAGCTAACCGAGCTTTTGTCTGGCTTTCTTGAAAAGAATGGATTTCAAGTTAAAACCGAAGCCAACGGAGCAAAAGCGGTTAAGGCCATTGTGGAAGGGCAGCCAAAATTAGTGATTTTGGATGTCATGTTGCCAGATCTTGATGGGTTATCTATTTGCCGTGAAGCACGGAACAATTACGAAGGACCGATACTCATGCTGACAGCATTGGAAGATGATGTGGATGAGGTTACTGGGCTGGAAATAGGTGCGGATGACTATTTGGCAAAACCTGTTCGTTCACGGGTGTTGTTGGCGAGAGTACGTGCCCTGTTAAGACGTTACGATTTACTGGCTAAGTATCAGGATGTGCCGGAAGATGAGAGCGATCAGTACCGTATAAAGGTGAATGGGCTGACCATCGACAAGGTCGCACGTTCCGCTACTCTTTATGATAATACGTTGGATCTCACCACTTCCGAGTTTGAATTATTATGGATACTTGCTGAAAACGCTGGAGATGTTGTTACCCGAGAAGCTATCTCCGAGAGCTTTAAAGAAATGGGCTACGACAGTTCGACCAGAACCATTGATTTGCGTATTTCTCATTTAAGGCGCAAGATGGGAGATGATCCGAAGGTACCGAAATTAATTAAAACGGTACGGGGCAAAGGTTATCAGTTAGCGTTTCATTAA
- a CDS encoding tetratricopeptide repeat protein: MKLNGKNSWQIFIKELNRRKVVQLVLAYIAFSWLVVQVTDVLVDAFEAPEWIIRTVFIVLIIGLPVVAILSWVFDVTSHGIIKTRELPHPSQLDIKAIPIIFHAALSKELSYKETRKQLKDYVIWSEDYDSLSSVLNDRDCMILFPNSVDALRFAIRIQNHSQKIDLPLTISIIEAPDDYQSDNAELKELARGRALSIDSRPGAIVTTETVKDTILNRGIEAVESAFHPINNAHSVIEQTEYIIEPENICDLNKTLKSYRDTVLYQQTPVGLKIAALLFLTVVAAVLWKFVPSIQADKYRNLAVLPLVNSSTDKTTSQNFVSGFSEDIFNHIAHIPELNLISRRSSQAISENQHSVQEIGDLLNADLILEGTISKHREEVKVNLWLTDSSDGIEVWNKAFIASDSDLLLINRQIIQELSAYLDIQTDAVSVANLTDNPSKKVYPEFLEAKGLLKQPPTQERLSKVEQKLQLVLDQQPNFAPAVAGLCVMYIRWYTLTLDNAHFDRAERECKKANKLDNDNIDVLLALATLYTKKNAYQLAQNYTDRAQAINPSDVDVLHAKAELMAAKSDFGSAVKILNQALQIEPGYWRLYVKLGHIHIRQGNWQQSIVNLQKALQINPNEAYLYNWLGSAFAMQGNFIKAAETYENGLHLEKTSVILANIGNMSYYAGDFKKAVNYYLQAIQIDPTDYRYWLNLADAKDQLEADEFEVQNHYQHALDLALELLTVSPENSEARVIAAWSYAQLDESSKAQKEMTNALQLSPEDPNILFMAALVSARTGQQDKGKALLEQSIQYGFPKAIIDASPIVKQLELI; this comes from the coding sequence ATGAAACTAAACGGAAAGAATAGTTGGCAGATATTCATTAAGGAACTGAACCGCCGTAAAGTTGTTCAGTTAGTCCTCGCCTATATTGCTTTTAGTTGGCTAGTGGTACAAGTCACGGATGTATTAGTTGATGCATTCGAAGCTCCGGAATGGATTATCCGAACGGTATTTATCGTACTCATTATCGGTCTTCCCGTAGTGGCCATTCTATCCTGGGTGTTTGACGTAACTTCTCACGGCATCATTAAAACCCGTGAACTTCCCCATCCCAGCCAACTCGATATTAAAGCCATCCCCATCATTTTTCATGCCGCACTAAGTAAAGAACTATCCTATAAAGAGACACGGAAGCAGTTAAAAGATTATGTTATCTGGTCCGAAGACTATGACAGTCTCTCATCGGTTTTAAATGATCGGGACTGTATGATTTTGTTTCCCAATAGTGTCGATGCGCTTCGGTTTGCGATTCGAATCCAAAACCACTCTCAAAAAATCGACCTCCCCCTAACTATATCGATTATTGAAGCGCCAGATGATTATCAGTCCGATAATGCAGAGTTAAAAGAGCTCGCAAGAGGACGCGCATTGTCCATAGACTCACGTCCCGGAGCTATCGTAACAACAGAAACTGTTAAAGACACTATCCTCAACCGTGGCATCGAAGCAGTCGAATCGGCCTTTCATCCGATAAATAATGCTCACAGTGTGATTGAGCAGACAGAGTACATCATTGAGCCAGAAAATATATGCGACCTCAATAAAACATTAAAGTCGTATCGGGATACCGTACTTTATCAACAAACACCGGTGGGACTAAAAATTGCCGCCCTCCTGTTCCTAACGGTTGTAGCAGCCGTACTATGGAAATTTGTTCCCTCAATTCAGGCAGATAAATATCGAAACTTGGCTGTGTTGCCCTTAGTCAACTCCAGTACTGATAAAACCACAAGCCAAAACTTTGTCTCGGGATTTAGTGAGGATATTTTCAATCACATAGCTCATATCCCCGAGCTGAACCTAATCTCTCGACGTTCCTCACAGGCCATTTCTGAAAACCAACATAGCGTTCAGGAAATTGGTGATTTACTGAATGCCGATCTTATTCTAGAAGGAACAATTTCAAAGCATCGGGAAGAAGTTAAAGTAAACTTATGGCTTACAGATAGCTCGGATGGGATTGAAGTTTGGAATAAAGCCTTTATTGCTAGCGACAGTGACTTGCTGCTGATAAACCGACAGATCATTCAGGAACTATCAGCTTACCTCGATATCCAGACAGATGCTGTAAGTGTTGCCAACTTAACCGACAATCCAAGCAAAAAAGTGTACCCGGAATTTTTGGAAGCAAAAGGGCTTTTGAAACAGCCTCCCACACAGGAACGGTTATCAAAGGTTGAACAGAAACTGCAACTGGTACTGGATCAGCAACCTAACTTTGCACCCGCTGTCGCAGGCCTATGCGTGATGTATATTCGCTGGTACACCCTGACCCTGGACAACGCACATTTTGATCGGGCTGAACGAGAATGTAAGAAAGCTAACAAACTGGATAATGATAACATTGACGTTCTGCTCGCACTGGCTACCCTTTATACCAAAAAGAATGCCTACCAACTGGCACAGAACTATACCGATCGGGCCCAGGCCATCAATCCCAGTGACGTTGACGTGCTACACGCAAAAGCCGAGCTGATGGCAGCCAAGTCAGACTTTGGCAGTGCTGTTAAAATACTAAACCAGGCACTACAAATCGAACCCGGTTACTGGCGTCTGTATGTGAAACTAGGGCATATTCATATTCGGCAGGGAAACTGGCAACAGTCGATTGTTAATTTACAGAAAGCTTTACAAATTAACCCCAACGAAGCCTACCTCTATAACTGGTTAGGATCAGCGTTTGCCATGCAGGGTAATTTTATAAAAGCAGCTGAAACCTATGAGAACGGTCTTCATTTAGAAAAAACATCGGTCATTCTTGCCAACATCGGCAATATGTCCTACTACGCGGGAGATTTTAAAAAAGCCGTAAACTATTACCTACAGGCGATTCAAATTGATCCGACCGACTATCGATATTGGCTAAATCTGGCCGATGCAAAAGATCAGCTTGAGGCTGATGAGTTTGAAGTTCAGAACCATTACCAGCATGCGCTAGATCTTGCTTTAGAATTACTGACAGTATCTCCGGAGAATAGCGAAGCTCGTGTCATTGCTGCCTGGTCTTACGCACAGTTAGATGAAAGTAGCAAAGCACAAAAAGAAATGACCAATGCGCTGCAGCTGAGTCCAGAAGATCCAAACATACTGTTTATGGCAGCGCTCGTTTCAGCTCGAACAGGTCAGCAGGATAAAGGTAAAGCATTATTAGAGCAAAGTATTCAGTATGGCTTTCCAAAAGCCATTATTGATGCCTCACCTATCGTGAAGCAACTGGAGCTCATTTGA
- a CDS encoding RHS repeat-associated core domain-containing protein produces MFTGEQYDPNLGFYYLRARYYNQNNGRFLSLDIYQGSRFEPQSLHKYLYTHADPVNNIDPTGKFLSSIGAGISNGIRFAATAVTRVFSGTVRTLLKFGRAGKAAVIRVKYMKRVKDLKKIEGQLRRQGKSSKEIAKVLHRKRRAIGRLFKRLTDPKTRENAFRRNMDKYGDKWGPTIKYLRDRGKSWEEIIESSTRPNSSFQELIKIFFRK; encoded by the coding sequence TTGTTTACAGGTGAGCAATACGATCCAAACCTAGGTTTCTATTACCTGAGAGCAAGGTACTATAACCAAAACAACGGACGCTTCTTATCACTGGACATATACCAAGGCTCTCGGTTTGAGCCACAATCACTTCATAAGTATCTTTATACGCATGCTGATCCGGTAAATAATATCGATCCTACTGGAAAGTTTTTAAGCTCTATTGGTGCAGGTATAAGTAATGGAATAAGGTTTGCAGCAACAGCGGTAACAAGGGTATTTAGTGGTACTGTTAGAACCCTTTTGAAATTTGGTCGTGCTGGGAAAGCCGCAGTGATTCGTGTTAAATATATGAAGCGCGTTAAGGATTTGAAAAAAATTGAAGGTCAGCTAAGGAGACAAGGCAAATCATCAAAAGAAATAGCAAAAGTATTACATAGAAAAAGAAGAGCTATAGGGAGATTGTTTAAGAGATTAACGGATCCTAAGACTAGGGAAAATGCATTTAGAAGGAATATGGATAAGTATGGTGATAAGTGGGGACCGACGATAAAATATTTAAGAGATCGTGGAAAAAGCTGGGAAGAAATAATTGAAAGTTCTACAAGGCCGAATTCATCTTTCCAAGAGTTAATAAAAATTTTCTTTAGGAAGTGA
- a CDS encoding tetratricopeptide repeat protein, with the protein MANITRIRTMQSLHTFLVAGLFFVLNLVIASQVIAADEPPTNEELEQQLEQAAGDKKTAIYLELAIKNRNEKPQLTIDYGKKALEHIRQYPNDEDEVLVLCNMAWSYMLLGQYDEAEELSVRGLEIAEGIDDIKSLIVPLNIAGLAYWRQGRYDEALALYHRALDIARELGDTSGESATLNNIGLIYVENGDSPKAFDYFTQAKNLGDKLGDKHKMTIAMNNIAGIYSSQSSYSQALEVQLEVLKVREELNDEPGTAEISLNIGITYIHIGEYEKAHEYLKRALNFYEPVGDTRAISQTLNAMGLAYFNQEQYDAAAVHYDKALYYARQTNDKVMEANALISKTELQIARHMPEDAQESLNKAMALVEEIGLKPLEVKTNFHQAEIFLIRNQLDEALTHIQTAIELATEARERAQESDSYELLSRIYEERGEYQQALEAYRKHKVLDDDIFSQTNSDKLSQLQSLYEAEKRTKRIELLERDKELQAAKIQQQRFERNVWIFSLTLLLFIALLLYGRYSQRKVNQALSRALETQTGLMQAVAHEFRAPLARVQLGVDMLEELDDGDKKVFQNINRGLGELDSLLKEILALLKMESRQELEEFQPVIVGDLLAEQIEAYQPLHPNKTITRAEPPRGPAEFQLPKKHFEWILSNLISNAMNYSEQQVELGYRSSPSALEIYVDDDGPGIAKEDRDKIFEPFVRLDPSRTRSTGGTGLGLAIVSRLARLYRAEVRITTSDLGGSRFVIYWPLHKYIK; encoded by the coding sequence ATGGCGAATATAACTCGAATCAGAACAATGCAAAGCCTGCACACCTTTTTGGTGGCGGGCTTATTTTTTGTCTTGAATCTGGTTATTGCCAGTCAAGTTATCGCTGCTGATGAGCCTCCCACCAACGAAGAATTAGAACAGCAGCTGGAGCAGGCCGCCGGTGACAAAAAAACCGCTATTTACCTCGAGCTCGCCATCAAAAACCGCAATGAAAAGCCTCAACTTACTATTGATTACGGTAAAAAGGCTCTAGAGCATATCCGACAATACCCAAATGATGAAGATGAGGTGCTGGTGCTCTGTAACATGGCCTGGTCATATATGCTTTTAGGCCAATATGATGAAGCTGAAGAACTGTCGGTAAGGGGGCTTGAGATTGCGGAAGGAATTGATGATATTAAGTCACTGATCGTTCCGCTGAATATTGCGGGCTTAGCCTACTGGAGACAGGGCCGTTACGATGAGGCACTGGCTTTGTATCATCGGGCGCTGGACATTGCGAGAGAGCTTGGAGATACCAGCGGGGAGTCTGCCACACTGAATAATATCGGATTGATTTATGTTGAAAACGGCGATAGCCCTAAAGCATTTGATTATTTTACCCAGGCTAAAAACTTAGGCGATAAGCTTGGTGACAAGCACAAAATGACTATCGCTATGAACAACATCGCTGGGATTTATTCGTCACAGAGCAGTTATAGCCAGGCGCTTGAAGTGCAGCTCGAAGTCTTAAAGGTCCGGGAAGAGCTTAACGATGAACCGGGCACTGCAGAAATTTCATTAAATATCGGCATTACCTATATCCACATTGGTGAGTACGAGAAGGCGCATGAATATTTAAAACGTGCGTTGAATTTTTACGAGCCGGTGGGTGATACCCGTGCAATTTCACAAACGCTGAATGCCATGGGCTTAGCATACTTTAATCAAGAGCAGTATGATGCCGCTGCGGTTCACTATGATAAGGCTCTATATTACGCGAGACAGACCAATGATAAGGTCATGGAAGCAAATGCTCTAATCTCTAAAACGGAGCTGCAGATTGCCCGTCATATGCCCGAGGATGCTCAGGAATCACTTAATAAAGCCATGGCTCTAGTCGAAGAGATTGGACTGAAGCCCCTGGAAGTAAAAACGAATTTTCACCAGGCCGAGATTTTTCTGATTCGAAACCAGCTGGATGAGGCATTAACGCATATTCAGACAGCGATTGAACTTGCTACGGAAGCAAGAGAAAGAGCGCAGGAAAGTGACTCTTACGAACTGTTATCCCGAATCTATGAGGAAAGGGGAGAGTATCAGCAGGCACTGGAGGCTTACCGTAAACATAAGGTGTTGGATGACGATATCTTCAGTCAGACCAACAGCGACAAGCTGTCTCAGCTCCAAAGTTTGTATGAAGCAGAGAAGAGGACTAAAAGAATTGAGCTGTTGGAGCGCGACAAGGAGTTGCAGGCTGCAAAAATTCAGCAACAACGTTTTGAGCGCAATGTCTGGATTTTTAGTCTGACATTGCTCTTGTTTATAGCTTTACTGCTCTATGGCCGTTATAGCCAACGAAAAGTAAACCAAGCGTTAAGCCGAGCGCTGGAAACACAAACCGGCCTGATGCAAGCAGTGGCGCATGAGTTCAGAGCTCCATTAGCCAGAGTCCAGCTAGGTGTAGACATGCTTGAAGAGCTGGATGATGGCGATAAAAAAGTCTTCCAGAACATCAATCGCGGACTGGGAGAGCTGGATTCATTACTGAAAGAGATTCTGGCACTCTTAAAAATGGAGAGCCGGCAAGAACTTGAAGAGTTCCAGCCAGTTATTGTTGGTGATCTACTTGCTGAGCAGATCGAAGCATATCAGCCACTGCATCCAAACAAAACTATAACCCGAGCCGAACCTCCGAGAGGTCCTGCGGAATTCCAGTTACCTAAGAAACATTTCGAGTGGATACTAAGCAACTTGATCAGCAATGCCATGAATTACTCGGAACAACAAGTGGAGTTAGGGTACAGATCCAGCCCAAGCGCTTTAGAGATTTATGTGGATGATGATGGTCCGGGTATTGCCAAGGAAGACCGCGATAAAATATTCGAGCCCTTTGTCAGGCTGGATCCGAGTCGTACTCGTTCCACTGGTGGCACAGGTTTAGGATTGGCCATTGTGAGCCGTTTAGCACGACTATATCGGGCCGAAGTGCGTATCACTACCAGTGATTTGGGTGGTTCTCGCTTTGTTATATACTGGCCTTTACATAAATATATTAAATAG
- a CDS encoding RHS repeat-associated core domain-containing protein, translated as MKTDSYIYNAFGEVEHKDGSTKNNYLFTGEQYDPNLGFYYLRARYYNQNNGRFFSLDTYQGRNSDPKSLHKYLYTHADPINNIDPTGNFSLGGFAVGTGIVAVLANTAITSYSFGRAANDSDGLPDAVSVSFRGGLAKGVGGSFGGDLVYDFKTGDLWAFAAGEFTIAPLTAFRPQGKFNISATAGLVWNMNSPKQFNGAGSTATWPIGTAHLLTRAGRVSTATRGGFWGVMTQTAKFAKNHRSWSLQFGFSGFSGEGPAFARIGKGSSFSSDFFGLAEGRKITGSRAPLVNTIERLMKSLRGSNSPQALESIIRRVEAL; from the coding sequence TTGAAAACCGATAGCTATATCTACAATGCCTTTGGTGAAGTCGAACATAAAGACGGTTCAACGAAAAACAACTACTTGTTTACTGGTGAGCAATACGATCCTAACTTAGGTTTCTATTACCTCAGAGCAAGGTACTACAACCAAAACAACGGACGCTTCTTCTCGCTGGATACATATCAGGGGCGAAACTCTGATCCTAAAAGCCTTCACAAGTATCTTTACACTCATGCGGATCCAATAAACAATATTGACCCTACAGGCAATTTTTCACTTGGTGGCTTTGCTGTAGGTACAGGTATTGTTGCAGTACTAGCGAATACTGCAATAACAAGTTATTCTTTTGGAAGAGCAGCAAATGATAGTGATGGCCTCCCTGATGCTGTAAGTGTAAGTTTTAGAGGGGGGCTTGCAAAAGGTGTTGGTGGTTCGTTTGGAGGAGACTTAGTATATGACTTCAAAACTGGTGACCTTTGGGCATTTGCGGCAGGAGAGTTTACTATTGCACCTTTAACGGCGTTTAGACCACAAGGTAAGTTCAATATTTCGGCTACTGCTGGACTTGTATGGAACATGAATAGTCCAAAGCAATTTAATGGAGCGGGCTCTACTGCCACTTGGCCAATAGGAACTGCACACTTATTAACTAGAGCTGGTAGGGTTTCGACAGCAACCAGAGGAGGATTCTGGGGGGTTATGACGCAAACTGCTAAATTCGCAAAAAACCATCGTAGCTGGAGTTTACAGTTTGGCTTTTCTGGATTTTCTGGAGAGGGGCCTGCATTTGCTAGAATAGGTAAAGGTAGTTCTTTTTCTTCAGACTTCTTTGGCTTGGCTGAAGGGAGGAAAATTACTGGTAGCAGGGCTCCATTGGTTAATACAATTGAACGGTTGATGAAAAGTTTGAGAGGCTCAAATTCACCACAAGCACTAGAGAGCATTATCCGTAGAGTTGAGGCATTATGA
- a CDS encoding MFS transporter encodes MTTNTDPRKPKVTPQILLFICVMLVATNLRAPFTAMAPLLDMIQNALNVGTSEAGIVMAIPLFAFMLFSPFVPMITRKTGLENGLLYTVILIGLGILLRSFGGLSFLYLGTAIIGLGIAAGNVILPSYIKLKFPHKIPLVTSSYVLTMGLTAAISSAIVIPLAQVHDLNWRFAAGAFVILPIITVILWAPQARKSTKEKMGDITKQYLSPIWRYALAWQVTFFFACNSILFYAMISWLPSIFNEIGLSPEKSATLHGALQLASAVPGLILVPLINRTKDQRGIATLVAIFNLLGLLGLLLLPAWATFWTIIIGLGTGGGFILALSFMGLRTSNSDRAASLSSMSQTIGYLAAGAATLVLAKVAEANDSWQPILIICMALCVTQGLIGLFAGRSIQISYD; translated from the coding sequence ATGACAACAAATACCGATCCACGAAAACCAAAAGTAACGCCCCAAATACTACTCTTTATTTGCGTCATGCTAGTCGCAACCAATTTACGAGCGCCTTTTACAGCAATGGCGCCACTTCTGGATATGATCCAGAACGCACTCAATGTTGGTACATCAGAGGCCGGTATTGTTATGGCCATCCCCTTGTTTGCTTTTATGCTGTTTTCCCCATTCGTACCCATGATCACTCGTAAAACTGGCCTCGAAAACGGCTTGCTGTATACGGTCATTTTAATTGGTTTGGGAATCCTGTTGAGGTCTTTCGGAGGCTTATCGTTTCTTTACTTAGGAACGGCCATAATAGGCTTAGGGATTGCAGCAGGTAATGTCATATTGCCCAGCTACATAAAACTTAAATTCCCACACAAAATCCCCCTCGTAACTTCCAGTTACGTGCTAACTATGGGGCTAACAGCAGCAATTAGCTCTGCTATAGTGATTCCTCTAGCTCAGGTTCATGACCTCAACTGGCGCTTTGCAGCGGGAGCTTTTGTAATACTGCCCATCATCACCGTTATTTTATGGGCTCCTCAGGCTCGAAAAAGTACCAAAGAAAAAATGGGAGATATTACAAAGCAATACCTCTCGCCTATCTGGCGCTATGCTCTGGCCTGGCAGGTAACTTTCTTCTTCGCCTGCAACTCAATATTATTTTACGCCATGATCAGCTGGCTGCCGTCTATTTTTAATGAAATAGGACTCAGCCCAGAAAAAAGTGCGACATTACACGGAGCCCTGCAGCTAGCATCAGCCGTTCCCGGCCTCATCTTAGTACCACTCATTAACCGCACCAAAGACCAACGAGGGATTGCCACGTTAGTCGCCATATTTAACTTGTTGGGATTACTGGGGTTACTATTACTTCCAGCCTGGGCGACGTTTTGGACCATCATCATTGGCTTAGGAACTGGCGGTGGTTTTATACTGGCTCTATCCTTCATGGGGCTACGCACCTCAAACAGTGACCGAGCTGCCTCACTATCCAGTATGTCACAAACCATTGGTTACTTAGCCGCCGGAGCCGCTACGCTTGTCCTGGCTAAAGTCGCCGAAGCTAACGACAGCTGGCAACCCATCCTCATTATCTGCATGGCTCTCTGTGTTACTCAGGGGCTCATAGGACTGTTCGCAGGAAGGTCTATTCAAATTAGTTATGACTAA
- a CDS encoding imm11 family protein — protein MIYKWFNPSLSYAGYLAVSESDDERMQWYDPLMGVPLPASMEDWKPPLLEQYLGDGKKKRKPGIIGDSPSSGVVHLVSEKAANALSDIFEKHAKLYPVKLKDAPNENFYMVVVTTEIDCLDRDKSTGKRTGYEIRPEYFSSIHTWVFDESKLEGVDLFVLPDSKTTCYVSDRFKQRVIDAGLKGFGFEKEFWDEDPIIT, from the coding sequence ATGATTTATAAATGGTTTAATCCAAGTTTGTCCTATGCGGGTTATCTTGCTGTCAGTGAGTCTGACGATGAGAGAATGCAATGGTACGATCCTTTAATGGGCGTACCATTACCGGCTTCTATGGAGGACTGGAAGCCTCCTTTACTGGAGCAGTACTTAGGTGATGGAAAAAAGAAAAGGAAACCTGGGATTATAGGTGATTCGCCTTCATCAGGAGTCGTTCATTTGGTTAGCGAAAAGGCTGCTAATGCTTTATCCGATATTTTTGAAAAGCATGCAAAGTTATATCCTGTAAAACTAAAGGATGCGCCTAATGAAAATTTTTATATGGTTGTTGTTACAACAGAAATCGACTGCCTTGACAGGGATAAAAGTACTGGAAAACGCACTGGTTACGAAATACGTCCCGAGTATTTTTCTTCTATTCACACATGGGTCTTCGATGAGTCAAAGCTAGAGGGTGTAGATCTTTTTGTTTTACCTGACAGTAAAACAACATGCTATGTTTCTGATCGATTTAAGCAGCGGGTTATTGATGCTGGCTTAAAAGGGTTTGGTTTCGAGAAAGAGTTTTGGGACGAGGACCCCATCATCACCTAA
- the pgsA gene encoding CDP-diacylglycerol--glycerol-3-phosphate 3-phosphatidyltransferase, whose product MWNLPNILTIFRIILLPLFVLFFFIDGVAARWITLAIFCTAAATDWLDGFLARKMQIESPFGAFLDPVADKLMVAITLILLIGREGNAWLAIPGMIIIGREITVSALREWMAELGSRAVVGVSTIGKIKTLCQLLAIFLLLIASPAIFGLSKTFGYVFMWVAALLTLWSMVVYLKAAWPYLTSQKNEG is encoded by the coding sequence ATGTGGAATCTACCCAATATTCTGACCATTTTTAGGATAATTTTACTACCGCTATTCGTGTTATTTTTCTTCATCGATGGCGTAGCTGCCCGTTGGATAACGTTAGCGATATTCTGTACCGCTGCGGCAACAGACTGGCTGGATGGCTTCCTTGCCAGAAAAATGCAGATCGAGTCACCATTTGGGGCGTTTCTGGATCCGGTGGCGGATAAACTCATGGTCGCGATTACATTGATTCTGTTGATTGGTCGAGAAGGGAACGCCTGGCTAGCAATCCCCGGCATGATTATTATTGGGCGAGAAATTACAGTGTCGGCATTAAGAGAATGGATGGCCGAGCTGGGTAGCAGGGCAGTCGTGGGTGTCTCTACGATAGGTAAAATCAAAACCCTGTGTCAGCTATTGGCAATCTTCCTATTATTGATTGCGTCACCGGCTATTTTTGGCCTGTCTAAGACGTTCGGATACGTTTTTATGTGGGTCGCTGCGCTACTGACATTGTGGTCTATGGTGGTCTATTTAAAAGCCGCCTGGCCGTACTTGACATCGCAAAAGAATGAAGGATAA